CCACCTCCCCGTCCAGGGCGTGCGCCAACGCGATGCTCAACGCCGACTTGCCCGCCGCGGTCGGGCCGACCACCGCGACGACCGTGCCGGTCACACCAGCTCCCAGGACGCCACGAAGTAGGCGACGCCGTACGGGGCCGAGTCGTGCAGCAGCTCGCCGCGCCACCTCCCGCCGCCCGACCGGGCCGCGCCGGCGAGCACCTGCCAGGACGCCCGGCCGGCGGCCTTCAGCTCGGCGGACACCACCGGGTCGAGGTCGAGCAGGACGTCCACGTCCGTCTCGGCCAGGGCCGTGGCGACCTGCTGGTCGTACGCCTCGGCGCGCGGGTCGTCGTACCCCGGGGATTTCTGCCCCCGGCAGGCGGACCCGTCACCGAGCACCAGCAACGCCACCCGGGCACCCGACCCGGCGACCGACTCGGCCAGGGCCGCCAACTCGGCCGCGCCGGCGTCGCCGGCCACCTGCACGGCGGCCACCGGCGCGCGCACGTCCTGGCGGGCAAGTAGCCACGCGCCGACGGTCAAGCTCAAGGGCAGCACGGCACCCCGGTCGGGCTGACCGGGAATCAGGGGTACGTCCAGGTCCACGCCCCAGGGCTGGAGCGAGCCGGTGGCCGGAGCGAAGATCGGGCCGGTCGCCTGACCCGCGCCGAGCAGGACAACGACGTCCGGGGAGGCGGTGAACAACCGGCCCACGGCGGTGTCGCAGGCCGCCCGCAGATCGTCCAACTCGGGCGCGGCGGCGCCCGCCACCTCGGGCACGAGCAGGGGCGGATGCGGGCAGACGGCGGCGGCGACCAGTGGCACCCGTTTACCGTAGCGGGAACCCCCGGTGCGTCTCCGCGCTGATCCGGTCAATCGGGCCCTAGGACACCGTATGGTCACGGTCGGCGATAGGCGCTCGACGCGGACCGGGTCGGACCTGTGACAATGCCGGAAGCAACTTGGCTGCGCCGTGGCGGCGACGGGGGACGGTTCCCTCGACGCCGGGAGAACGAGGATGGGCACATGAGCGACTGGACTGCCTTCGGACGGGTGGACGCGGACGGCACCGTGTACGTCAAGACCACCGAGGGCGAGCGGGTGGTCGGATCCTGGCAGGCGGGAGCACCGGAGGAGGGCCTCGCGCACTTCGCACGCCGCTTCGCCGATCTGGTGACCGAGGTGGACCTGACCGAAGCGCGGCTCAACTCGGGTGCGGCGGATGCCATGCACTCGCTGAGCACGATCCGGCGGATCCGCGCCTCCCTGCCCGAGGCCCACGTGGTCGGCGACATCGACGCGCTGGCCGCGCGGCTGGACAAACTCGCGACCCTCGCCGAGGAGAAGGCCGGCGAGGCGCGTGCCGCCCGGGACGCCGCTCGCGGCGAGGCCCTGGCCCGCAAGACCGCGCTGGTCGAGGAGGCCGAGAAGCTCGCGGCCGAGTCCACCGGCTGGAAGACCGCCGGCGACCGGCTCAAGGAGATCCTCGACGAGTGGAAGACCATCCGGGGGGTCGACAAGAAGACCGACGGCGAGCTGTGGAAGCGGTTCGCCGCCGCCCGGGACGGTTTCACCCGTCGCCGGGGCGCCCACTTCGCCTCCCTGGACGCGCAGCGCAAGCAGGCGCAGACCGCCAAGGAGGAGTTGGTCGCCGAGGCGGAGAAGCTCAAGGACTCCACCGACTGGGCGGCAACCGCCAACCAGCTCAAGGAGCTGATGACCCAGTGGAAGGCCGCGCCGCGCGCCTCCAAGGAGGCCGAGCAGAAGCTCTGGGAACGGTTCCGGGCCGCGCAGGACGCCTTCTTCAGCCGGCGTAGCGAGGTCTTCTCCGCGCGGGACAACGAGCAGCGCGCCAACCTGGAGCGCAAGCAGGCCCTGTTGGCCGAGGCCGAGGCACTGGACATCGACGCCGACCCGAAGGGTGCCCAGGCCAAGCTGCGGGAGATCCAGGCCCAGTGGCACGAGGCCGGCCGGGTGCCCCGGGAGGCCGCCGCCGGGCTGGAGCGCCGGCTGCGTGTCATCGACGACAAGGTCCGCGAGGTGATGGATTCGGCCTGGCGCCGGACCACCAAGGAGGACAACCCGCTGCTCGCCCAGATGCGGTCGCAGGTGGCGGAGGCCGAGGACCGGCTGGCCCGGGCCCAGAGCGCCGGGGACGCTCGTCGCATCAAGGAGGCCGAGCAGGCCCTCGCCGCCAAGCGGCAGTTCCTCCAGCTCGCCGAGCAGGCTGGCTGAGCTGAGCTGAGCCTTCCGGAGCCCCGGTCCCGTGCGGGACCGGGGCTCCCGCGTATCCCCACCCGGGGATTGTTGACGCATCGAGCTGAGCTGATGAGAATGGGCGCCGGAGCCAGGTTGGGCCACCGGCACGAGGGCGACGACGGCGGGACACCGCTGTCGGGGGTCGTCGGTGCGCTTCCGCGAGTGTCCCCGTCCGCGTGACCTCGACCGTCGCGCACTGTCCGCGTACCCCCAAAGGGACCGTGACGTGCGGACGGCCGCCCGCCCGCGCCGCCGCCCACGGCGGGCGCCGGGCCTCCGAAGTGGAGCTCGTATGTTCCGTCCCACCGCACTTGGCGGCGCGCTGACCGCGCTCGCCACCGCCGCGGCCGGCGTGTTCATCGCCGCCGCCGTCAGCACCAGCCCGGCAGCCGCCGCTGGAACCGGCACCGGGTACCTGCACACCAGCGGCAACCAGATAGTGGACAGCACCGGTACCACGGTCCGGCTGACCGGTATCAACTGGTTCGGCATGGAGACCGACAACAAGACCTTCCACGGGCTCTGGTCGAGCAACCCCTGGCGGGGGCAGCTCGACACGATGGCCCGGCTCGGCTACAACACCCTGCGCGTGCCGTATTCGAACGACGCGTTGAAGCCGGGCGCGACCGCCAGCGGGATCAACGACTTCGTCAACCCGGACCTGGTCGGGCTCTCCCCGTTGCAGATCCTGGACAAGGTGATCGGGTACGCCGGGAGCAAGGGGATGCGGGTCATCCTGGACCGGCACCGGCCGACGTCGGCGGGGCAGTCGCCGCTCTGGTACACCTCGACCGTCTCCGAGGCGACCTGGATCAACGACTGGAAGATGCTCGCCCAGCGGTACGCGGGCAACCCCACGGTGATCGGCGCGGACCTGCACAACGAGCCGCACGCCGAGGGCACCAACCCGGCGGCCACCGGCGCCTGCTGGGGCTGTGCCGACCCGGCCCGGGACTGGCGGCTCGCCGCCGAGCGGGCCGGAAACGCGATCCTCGGCGTCCAGCCCAACTGGTTGATCTTCGTGGAGGGGGTGAGCTGCCCGAGTGGCGGCCTCTCCAACATCTGGGACAACGACCCGAGCAACGACGAGGACTGCGGCTGGTGGGGTGGCAACCTGTCGAAGGCCGGCCAGTTCCCGGTACGGCTGGACGTGGCCAATCGGCTCGTCTACTCACCGCACGAGTACGCCACCTCGGTCTACCGGCAGAGCTGGTTCGACGCGCCGGACTATCCGGCGAACATGACAGCCATCTGGGACAGGTACTGGGGTTACCTCCACAAGCAGAACATCGCGCCGATCATGATGGGTGAGTTCGGCAGCACGCTGGCCGATCCGAAGGACCGGGTGTGGCTGGAGAAGCTGATGGCCTACACCGGCACCGGGGTCACCGGGATGTCCTTCACCTACTGGTCGTGGAACCCCAACTCGGGCGACACCGGCGGCATCGCGCTGGACGACTGGACCAGCATCAACACCACCAAGCAGGCGATCCTCCAGCCGTACCTGATCGCCCCCACGGGTGGTGGGAGCACCGGCCCGGACCCGACCGACGGCCCGACCACGCCGGCGCCGACCGGCGGCTGCACCGCCAGCTACCGGCAGGTCAACGCCTGGCAGGGCGGCTTCCAGGGCGAGCTGACGGTGACGAACACCGGCTCCGCCGCGCTGAACCCCTGGTCAGTGACCTGGACCTGGCCGTCCGGCGTGACGCTGGCCAGCGGTTGGAACGCCACAGTCACCCAGTCCGGCACCACCGTCACCGCCGCCGCCCCGAGCCACGCTCCGTCCCTGCCGGCGGGCGGATCCGTCACTGTCGGCTTCACCGCCAACGGCACCGCCACCCCACCCACCACAACAAAACTCAACACAACGTCCTGCTAACCCACCCCACCCCGCGCCCTCCCGCGCCCTCCGCGCACCCGCCACCCGCGTCGATCTAGGGGAAATCGTCGCTAGTGGATCTCCATCCACAACGATTTTCCCTAGATCGACGGGGGCGGGGGCGGGGGGGCGGGGGCGGGGGGGCGGGGGCGGGGGCGGGGGGGCGGGGACTTAGTGGGTGGTGCAGCCGGTGGTGGGGGCGGGGGATGGGGATGGGGCGCCGATCGTGGGCAGGCCGAGCAACACCCCGGGGGTACGCGGGGAGCGGCCCGCCTCGGCGGCGTCGCCGGCCCGGGTCCGCCGGTGTGCCAGCGGCGCGCCGTCGGCGTTGAGGTGATGCGGGGCGGCGTACGTCACCGCGGTGTGCACGACGTCTCCGGGCCGGATCTGATCGGCCAGCGACCCGCCATCGGACGCGGTGGTCGCGAAGTGCACCAGCCGGCCGTCGCGGGCCCGGCCGGACATCCGACCGGTCCGCTCGTCCTTGCGACCCTCGCCGACCGCGACAAGCACCTCGACGGTCTCCCCCACCAGGCGCTTGTTCTCCGCCCAGGTGATCTCCTCCACGGTGGCGACCAGCCGCTCGTAGCGTTCCTGCACGACCTGCTTGGGCAGCTGATCGGCCATGGTCGCCGCCGGGGTGCCGGGGCGCTTGGAGTACTGGAAGGTGAAGGCCGAGGAGAACCGGGCCTCGCGGACCACGTCCAGCGTGCGCTGGAAGTCGGCCTCGGTTTCGCCGGGGAAGCCCACGATGATGTCGGTGGTGATCGCCGCGTCCGGCATCGCCGCCCGGACCTTCTCGATGATCCCCAGGTAGCGGTCGGACCGGTAGGACCGGCGCATCGCCCGGAGCACGTCGTCGGAGCCGGACTGCAACGGCATGTGCAGCGAGTGGCAGACGTTCGGCGTCTCGGCCATCGCGGCGATCACGTCGTCGGTGAAGTCCTTCGGGTGCGGGCTGGTGAACCGGACCCGCTCCAGCCCGTCGATGTCGCCGCAGGCGCGCAGCAGCTTGCCGAACGCGTACCGATCGCCGAACTCGACGCCGTACGAGTTGACGTTCTGCCCGAGCAGGGTCACCTCCAGCACGCCCTCGTCGACCAGGGCGCGCACCTCGGAGAGGATGTCGCCGGGGCGGCGGTCCTTCTCCTTGCCGCGCAGGGCGGGCACGATGCAGAACGTGCAGGTGTTGTTGCAGCCCACCGAGATCGAGACCCAGCCGGCGTACGTGGATTCGCGCCGGGTGGGCAGCGTGGACGGGAAGACGTCCAGCGACTCCAGGATCTCCACCTCGGCGGCGGCGTTGTGCCGGGCCCGCTCCAGCAGCACCGGCAGCGCACCGATGTTGTGCGTGCCGAAGACCACGTCCACCCAGGGCGCCTTGCGGACGATCTCGCCGCGGTCCTTCTGGGCCAGGCAGCCGCCGACCGCGATCTGCATCCCGGGGTGCTTGTCCTTCACCGGGCGCAGACGACCGAGGTTGCCGTAGAGCCGGTTGTCGGCGTTCTCCCGCACCGCGCAGGTGTTGAAGACGACGATGTCGGGGGTGTCGTCGGCCGGCGCCGCGCGTACGTAGCCGGCCTGTTCGA
Above is a window of Micromonospora coriariae DNA encoding:
- a CDS encoding DUF349 domain-containing protein, which produces MSDWTAFGRVDADGTVYVKTTEGERVVGSWQAGAPEEGLAHFARRFADLVTEVDLTEARLNSGAADAMHSLSTIRRIRASLPEAHVVGDIDALAARLDKLATLAEEKAGEARAARDAARGEALARKTALVEEAEKLAAESTGWKTAGDRLKEILDEWKTIRGVDKKTDGELWKRFAAARDGFTRRRGAHFASLDAQRKQAQTAKEELVAEAEKLKDSTDWAATANQLKELMTQWKAAPRASKEAEQKLWERFRAAQDAFFSRRSEVFSARDNEQRANLERKQALLAEAEALDIDADPKGAQAKLREIQAQWHEAGRVPREAAAGLERRLRVIDDKVREVMDSAWRRTTKEDNPLLAQMRSQVAEAEDRLARAQSAGDARRIKEAEQALAAKRQFLQLAEQAG
- the miaB gene encoding tRNA (N6-isopentenyl adenosine(37)-C2)-methylthiotransferase MiaB, with the translated sequence MARTYNVVTYGCQMNVHDSERISGLLEQAGYVRAAPADDTPDIVVFNTCAVRENADNRLYGNLGRLRPVKDKHPGMQIAVGGCLAQKDRGEIVRKAPWVDVVFGTHNIGALPVLLERARHNAAAEVEILESLDVFPSTLPTRRESTYAGWVSISVGCNNTCTFCIVPALRGKEKDRRPGDILSEVRALVDEGVLEVTLLGQNVNSYGVEFGDRYAFGKLLRACGDIDGLERVRFTSPHPKDFTDDVIAAMAETPNVCHSLHMPLQSGSDDVLRAMRRSYRSDRYLGIIEKVRAAMPDAAITTDIIVGFPGETEADFQRTLDVVREARFSSAFTFQYSKRPGTPAATMADQLPKQVVQERYERLVATVEEITWAENKRLVGETVEVLVAVGEGRKDERTGRMSGRARDGRLVHFATTASDGGSLADQIRPGDVVHTAVTYAAPHHLNADGAPLAHRRTRAGDAAEAGRSPRTPGVLLGLPTIGAPSPSPAPTTGCTTH
- a CDS encoding cellulase family glycosylhydrolase; translated protein: MFRPTALGGALTALATAAAGVFIAAAVSTSPAAAAGTGTGYLHTSGNQIVDSTGTTVRLTGINWFGMETDNKTFHGLWSSNPWRGQLDTMARLGYNTLRVPYSNDALKPGATASGINDFVNPDLVGLSPLQILDKVIGYAGSKGMRVILDRHRPTSAGQSPLWYTSTVSEATWINDWKMLAQRYAGNPTVIGADLHNEPHAEGTNPAATGACWGCADPARDWRLAAERAGNAILGVQPNWLIFVEGVSCPSGGLSNIWDNDPSNDEDCGWWGGNLSKAGQFPVRLDVANRLVYSPHEYATSVYRQSWFDAPDYPANMTAIWDRYWGYLHKQNIAPIMMGEFGSTLADPKDRVWLEKLMAYTGTGVTGMSFTYWSWNPNSGDTGGIALDDWTSINTTKQAILQPYLIAPTGGGSTGPDPTDGPTTPAPTGGCTASYRQVNAWQGGFQGELTVTNTGSAALNPWSVTWTWPSGVTLASGWNATVTQSGTTVTAAAPSHAPSLPAGGSVTVGFTANGTATPPTTTKLNTTSC
- a CDS encoding class III extradiol dioxygenase subunit B-like domain-containing protein: MPLVAAAVCPHPPLLVPEVAGAAAPELDDLRAACDTAVGRLFTASPDVVVLLGAGQATGPIFAPATGSLQPWGVDLDVPLIPGQPDRGAVLPLSLTVGAWLLARQDVRAPVAAVQVAGDAGAAELAALAESVAGSGARVALLVLGDGSACRGQKSPGYDDPRAEAYDQQVATALAETDVDVLLDLDPVVSAELKAAGRASWQVLAGAARSGGGRWRGELLHDSAPYGVAYFVASWELV